atatatatatatatatattatctattttagtatatattatttatatattttattttacctttagttatatttaaaaattaaaataaatataaattactcaAACGTTAAAAGTAACTATATAATGCACATTACAAATTATGTATCACTAACTATcatcatatttttcattttaaaaaaagttatagagATTTAGAAGTAACTATTTCATAGAACTTTAATATGCGTATATATGTGTCGTGTGTGTcttacataatatataatatatatttttctattatctGTGTAAGcgtataataataaatcattttttacttaattatgtttatgtttttaataaatttaggaatttttaattaaatctctAAGAAACTTATAGTgattattcaataaatttatatttttcaatttagttttcgctgttaaaataatttttgttaattaaatggCACGACTGTTAAGTGATTAATATAGTTGTTATTAATGGATTGTTCATatgttattttatgattttaaatttttttgtataatatcTTCGTAATaggtaattatttataataacagATATACCATTTGAAAATGACCAAAATGTGAGTTTATTTACTAACGAAGTATAGTTTTTCAGGTATTTACTATCAAACAAAGAATTTCGATGGATCATCCACAATAGCAATGATGAAACTGAAAACATCCCAAAACaataatagaaatttaaatttttatgaaattaactACATTTTATGAAAGGTTTGTTCTAAAAAAGTGTACACTCAATTAATTTGCAAAATAATCAGTCATTCACTTTGATAGATGGATAACAACAAAGTTTCAATAAGACAAAAAAATGTATGACGTGTTAACTgtataaatgattaaaaatttccaattaaaaaaactatacaatagataattatataaacatatatatttttaattcctgCAAcgcaagttttttttttttttgaaataaaatgttttagttttttaataatttaactgAGTTTACTTtactattttttcaatttaatttagcTTTTTAACATCCCAACTTCCAAAGTAGGAGTAACATTGGTATTCAAAGTGGGTGAGTTAAGCAATAAAGACGGTAATAAAACTTTCACAATTCCATCACTTgaatatgttatattttatgacaaaataaaatagtatttaatttaatttgttttcttaccCTCTTAAtctagaagaaaaagaatggtAAAATAACTTCTATTATATTTCAttgatttaaacaaaaaataatacatattttattattacttatcTAGATGTAACATGGTTTGGAGTGCGAGTCCAGCAATAGATGCGGCCCACAGAAAAGTATCATATCAAcaataattacatatatatttttattatcaacaaaaattacatatataataattaacgAGTAAATAATGCAATTATTAGCAATGTGTTTTCACAATCATTTAGcttttctatattaatttataaatgttttaatttacatataaactaaattttatttatagatagactgattttatttttttattcttcctcTTAAAATTATAGATAGATAAACTTTTTAAAGTACAGACCGTAACCACTACGTTGCATCCAAGTTGGAACTCAGAGCTGGAACTTTGTCGGTGACAACCTAagtaattttcttcttcttacaCGTGCTaaacaccatttttttttttcaagtttaagacaaaatttaaGATTAAGAAAAAGCCATTTTCGTTaaccaattataatttttttggttATGTTTCTTTCCTCATGACTTGCTTTAACAGGAATAATATGTAAGTTATGAATAAATGTTCATCTTTTTTGCATATGAAACTTTGTTTTCATGAGAAGTGACAACCCAACCTAACATAACATCTTGAAAGATGTCAAGATCTCACCATAAGTAATTAGTATAAtgtaatgtattattttaattatatgatgTCTTGTTTTTTGTTTAGGGAGTGCATGAATGAACACATTCCCTATTGTTTTGCCGACAGCATGGTTTTAATAATCTCATCGTTCTAATAAAACTACAATAGTTAGGGTCGTTACAAAACTTGCTTCCTCATCAACctctattattttaatcaaattaccGTCTTCAACATTTGCTTTAAGAAACTTTCAGATCTcacatttcatttttcatttttaaaaacaaactttttttttctctaataaaatttgaaaaaataaatttgtgttgtatattttactttttgtgaAGAAGGAACATAAAAGTAGTGTTTACCATTCCTACAGATCTGGGTTGAAGAAGCATTgacatgttaataataataagtgacTTCCTAATTTTCCCTCCAATCAACAATCTCATAAAAGACGAAATTCCGATCCTGCCCTCGCTTCTAGCCTAAGCAGTGACGTGGCGACATCAGTGAGGAGAATGAGGTAATAACCGTACCAGGAGTAACCGGAGAAAAAGCTTCACCTCGTTCTTCACCCCCTTGTTATATTACTCTCTCTGCTCTCAACGAACATAACAATACGAATTCGAAAGACCTCACACAGATCTATcgttctcttctttttctctctgtcGTTTCGGTCTCAAACGCTATGGCGTTTTGGAGGTCCTTGGCGTTCTCCGCGATTCTTCTTCCACTCTTCATCCATGGCGCACTCTGCTTCTACCTCCCTGGCGTTGCTCCACAGGACTTCCAGAAGGTTCACTCCATTTGCATTTCCATTTCCATCTCACATTACACGCACTGGTTCATTTTTcgaaatttatcttttattcgCTTCATAACCGCTTGATCTGCGTTTGAATCTGAGATCTGAGATGAATATGACCGATGTTATATTCGTTTTACattgtttcttaattttctttttatttaggCTGTGATTTTCGGTTTTTGTCTGCATTTTCTCAGTCATAGTTTAGCGACATTGTGGTGTTAGTGTCTCAAGGCCTTTTGTATCTGGAAGTGTTGTTGTTGATATTGTGTGTGTTAATTTAACTTCGATCTGGTGTCGGTGAAAAGGTTTAGTTGCTTCGGTGCGGTGTGTGAGACGCATTTTGATGATTTGATCCGTTCTAGTCTCTGTGATAATGTAAGACTCTGTTGTTGAAATGGTGTGTTCAGTTGATGGAATTTAAGCTCAGTTTGTAATGTAATAAGCATGGAGACTTCTAAATGCTAGCTGTGTTGGATACGTGCTCATGTTAATTGTTAGATACTCAATGGAAGCTTCAATAACTAAATGAGACCTTTTGGTTCCCTAGAAgataaatatttagattttcttATGCCTCTACTCAACAACCACATCTGGCCTACTACTGTGAATGTGCTAATAATGTACTTTGTTCTTTCACTTTGTTGTTTCTGgttatatttcttttctatttgTATCTTTATGGACAATCGCAcatttaaacttaataattattcttCTTTGGATGGTTTTTGTTGTCCCCTGTTTTCTTTTAACATATAACAACCCATCAAATGAATTGGGTGCACACAATTATCATGTAattaagcgttcggtcttcctGGTTTATCTTGTTAATATTGTTTTCTACCCTTGTATTCTTGCTGTCCAGTTTtgtcttttaaattaataataacgGATATCCAGAAATGCATGgatagatatatttatttactgaCTATCTATTTATATGGTGCAGGGAGATCCATTGCAAGtaaaagtaaacaaattaaCTTCAACGAAGACTCAGCTTCCATATACATACTATTCTCTTCCGTACTGTGCACCAGAGAAAATATTGGATAGCGCTGAAAATCTTGGAGAAGTGCTTCGTGGTGATCGCATTGAAAATTCTCGATATGTGGTATGTTTCATATGGCATTTTTAATTCTTGCATGGCTAATTATGTTATGGTTATCAACTTAGTTACTGGACATATTTGCAGTTTAAGATGCGTGAACCACAAATGTGCAATATTGTGTGTAAGCTTAAGCTTGATGCCAAAACTGCAAAAGAGTTCAAAGAGAAGATTGATGATGAGTATCGAGTGAACATGTATGGCATTCAATAATTTTCATATGTTTTCATTCCACATCTCTGCCACAATGTTGACATCTTGTAACCTGCCTTTTACTTGCAGGATCCTAGATAACCTTCCTCTAGTTGTTCCCATAAAACGGGTGGAACCGGACTCTACTGTTTATCAACTTGGTTTCCATGTTGGACTCAAAGGGCAGTATACTGGGGTATGCTCTGCATCTTTTAGAACAATGTTTATTGTTGTGAGTGCCTTGTGTTTTCTTGTTCTTACTTTGTTGAAATACACAGAGCAAGGAAGAGAAGCATTTTATTCACAACCATTTGGCTTTTACGGTCAAGTATCATAGAGATACACTTACTGAATCTGCTAGAATTGTGGGCTTTGAGGTTAAGCCTTTCAGGTCAGTATTTTTGTGCTTGTTTTGTTTGGTTAAGTTATTCCATTTAGCAGTCGTGGTTTGTATGTAATATTGATTTTACGAATGTTTCTGTGCAGTGTTAAACACGAATTTGAAGGGAAGTGGGATGAACAGGCCACCCGTTTGACAACCTGTGACCCTCATGCTAAACACACAGTTGTGAATTCGAACACTCCTCAAGAGGTCGAAGAGAACAAGGAAATTATCTTCACCTATGATGTTGAATTCCAGGTGAggttattttgatttaaatagTACATGTATACTTTCTTTGGTACTCAATGATGGGTATTGGTGGATTAAGCCAAGTAGttcaaaatattcttttatgaaTTATGTCCTAGTAGATATTGTTCATCGCTCGTTAATGGGCAGTTTATCTAGTTTAATatagcttttctttctttcttgtagcttaatttcttcattttttcttctaaccAAGGGAAGTCTTCACTCCCTCTATTCTCatcttttgtcatcttctttgACCTGCTTTTACCTTTTCCTGCATTTAGGAGAGTGATGTGAAGTGGGCTTCAAGATGGGATGCCTATTTGCTGATGAGTGATGACCAAATTCACTGGTTCTCAATTGTTAATTCATTGATGATTGTTCTCTTTCTCTCGGGCATGGTAGCAATGATAATGCTTCGTACACTTTACCGTGATATTTCAAAGTACAATGAATTAGAAACCCAAGAAGAAGCACAGGAAGAGACTGGTTGGAAGCTTGTCCACGGTGATGTTTTTAGGCCACCAAACAACCCAGATTTGCTATGTGTTTATGTTGGGACGGGTGTTCAGTTTTTTGGAATGATACTAGTAACAATGATGTTTGCTGTCCTGGGGTTCCTTTCTCCTTCAAACCGAGGTGGGCTAATGACGGTCATGCTCTTGCTTTGGGTTTTCATGGGAATTTTCGCTGGTTATGCCTCGGCTCGCTTATATAAAATGTTCAAAGGAGCAGAGTGGAAGAAAATTGCCCTCAAAACTGCAATCATGTTCCCTGGAATCGTTTCTGCCATTTTCTTTGTATTAAATGGTCTGATATGGGGACAAAAATCGTCTGGAGCAGTGCCATTTGGAACAATGTTTGCCCTGATCTTTTTATGGTTTGGGATCTCGGTTCCACTTGTTTTTGTTGGTGCCTATGTTGGGTTTAAGAAGCCTGCGACTGAAAGTCCTGTGAAGACAAACAAAATCCCAAGGCAGATCCCTGAGCAGGCATGGTACATGAATCCAGTCTTCTCAATTCTGATCGGAGGAATACTTCCATTTGGAGCTGTTTTCATTGAGCTTTTCTTCATCCTCACTTCAATATGGTTGAATCAGTTCTACTACATCTTCGGCTtcctcttcttggtctttaCCATCCTCATTGTCACTTGTGCTGAAATAACCATTGTGCTCTGCTACTTCCAGTTGTGCAGTGAGGATTACTTGTGGTGGTGGCGGTCTTACCTTACATCTGGCTCATCTGCTCTTTATCTATTTCTTTATGCAACATTCTACTTCTTCACCAAGCTTGAAATCACAAAGTTGGTATCTGGGTTATTGTACTTCGGTTACATGCTTATAGCTTCCTATGCCTTCTTTGTTGTAACTGGATCCATCGGATTTTACGCATGCTTTTGGTTCACAAGGCTCATCTATTCCTCGGTCAAGATTGATTAGTTATAGCAATCAGTGGGTTGGATTAATCTACTATACTTCTTGAAGGACGAAGACCATTTGTGTAAGGATTTTCAAATTCAGGTACTGATGTCATGTTCAGAATCAGATGTAACCTATTCTATACAGTTTTGAATTGTGACAACACCGTTATTCTTTTGTTTCAATATCTTTTACTTGCCAGAGTTGTCGAAGTGTAGATTTTAAGGTGTACGCTGCAGTCTTAACTTGGCGTTTTCTGTGTTACTTTCGGAGAATTACAATTTGGCTCCTTGTcagatgattttttattattagcgGTGTAATAAAAATGATATCCCAACAACGTAGTTCGAACTTATGAGCCTCTGCTGAATTGAACC
This window of the Vigna angularis cultivar LongXiaoDou No.4 chromosome 7, ASM1680809v1, whole genome shotgun sequence genome carries:
- the LOC108338697 gene encoding transmembrane 9 superfamily member 8; translation: MAFWRSLAFSAILLPLFIHGALCFYLPGVAPQDFQKGDPLQVKVNKLTSTKTQLPYTYYSLPYCAPEKILDSAENLGEVLRGDRIENSRYVFKMREPQMCNIVCKLKLDAKTAKEFKEKIDDEYRVNMILDNLPLVVPIKRVEPDSTVYQLGFHVGLKGQYTGSKEEKHFIHNHLAFTVKYHRDTLTESARIVGFEVKPFSVKHEFEGKWDEQATRLTTCDPHAKHTVVNSNTPQEVEENKEIIFTYDVEFQESDVKWASRWDAYLLMSDDQIHWFSIVNSLMIVLFLSGMVAMIMLRTLYRDISKYNELETQEEAQEETGWKLVHGDVFRPPNNPDLLCVYVGTGVQFFGMILVTMMFAVLGFLSPSNRGGLMTVMLLLWVFMGIFAGYASARLYKMFKGAEWKKIALKTAIMFPGIVSAIFFVLNGLIWGQKSSGAVPFGTMFALIFLWFGISVPLVFVGAYVGFKKPATESPVKTNKIPRQIPEQAWYMNPVFSILIGGILPFGAVFIELFFILTSIWLNQFYYIFGFLFLVFTILIVTCAEITIVLCYFQLCSEDYLWWWRSYLTSGSSALYLFLYATFYFFTKLEITKLVSGLLYFGYMLIASYAFFVVTGSIGFYACFWFTRLIYSSVKID